Proteins encoded together in one Carya illinoinensis cultivar Pawnee chromosome 3, C.illinoinensisPawnee_v1, whole genome shotgun sequence window:
- the LOC122304437 gene encoding uncharacterized protein LOC122304437, with the protein MGEQANSVFGDQDLKEIGVNGAWHQSWLVMEGGDGICVTTSIESSTTSTNSVASSSSSELVEDASSSTSYSSSSSSLTNGPLYELSEIMVHLPVKRGLSKHYQGKSESFTSLASVKSLEDLSKRGASQRKKLKSCTPPKAIISKKVSRGSLLSSLAKRGGLFGGFRPSFHAQKEFLICKPREV; encoded by the exons ATGGGTGAACAAGCAAATTCTGTATTTGGTGATCAAGATTTGAAGGAAATTGGTGTCAATGGAGCTTGGCACCAAAGTTGGCTTGTCATGGAAGGTGGTGATGGTATTTGCGTTACAACATCCATCGAATCCTCAACAACTTCCACAAACTCTGTTGCATCGTCCTCTTCATCTGAATTGGTAGAGGATGCTTCCTCTTCAACTTCATAttcatcatcatcctcatcgCTAACAAATGGGCCTCTATATGAATTATCTGAAATCATGGTCCATCTACCCGTAAA GAGAGGACTCTCTAAGCATTATCAAGGGAAGTCCGAGTCTTTTACATCTCTAGCGAGTGTGAAAAGCTTAGAAGATCTTTCAAAGAGGGGGGCATCACAGAGAAAGAAACTGAAGTCATGCACTCCCCCTAAGGCCATCATATCAAAGAAGGTTTCAAGAGGATCTTTGTTATCTTCTTTGGCTAAAAGAGGTGGTTTGTTTGGTGGTTTTAGGCCTTCATTCCATGCACAAAAAGAATTTTTGATATGCAAACCACGAGAGGTTTGA